The following proteins are encoded in a genomic region of Anaerolineales bacterium:
- a CDS encoding response regulator transcription factor — protein sequence MKTVLIVDDEPKIVQIARDYLENAGFSVVAAYDGESALAAVRSQSPDLIVLDLGLPDMDGLDVCRKVRRNSNVPIVMLTARDEEPDKLVGLELGADDYVTKPFSPKELVARIRAVFRRVEAVEETPEVIRVLDVTLETGSMRLRIGDRNVDLTPTEFQLLAKLAGQPGRIFTRAQLLESIHGVAIESYERAIDAHIKNIRRKIEPNPSEPRYILTVYGVGYRFSDEAR from the coding sequence GTGAAAACGGTGCTGATCGTCGATGATGAGCCCAAGATCGTGCAAATCGCTCGCGACTATCTCGAAAACGCGGGCTTTTCGGTCGTCGCGGCCTACGATGGTGAATCCGCCCTGGCGGCGGTCCGCAGCCAATCACCGGATCTCATCGTGCTCGATTTGGGTTTGCCGGACATGGATGGCCTCGACGTGTGTCGAAAAGTGCGCCGGAACTCGAACGTGCCCATCGTGATGTTGACCGCCCGGGATGAGGAGCCAGATAAACTCGTCGGGTTAGAGCTGGGAGCCGACGACTACGTGACCAAGCCGTTCAGTCCCAAGGAACTCGTGGCGCGCATACGCGCCGTCTTTCGCCGCGTGGAAGCCGTAGAAGAGACTCCTGAAGTCATCCGGGTGCTCGACGTCACCCTCGAAACTGGAAGCATGCGGCTGCGGATTGGCGATCGAAACGTCGATCTTACCCCCACGGAATTTCAACTGCTCGCCAAACTTGCCGGCCAACCCGGCCGGATTTTCACGCGCGCTCAACTGCTCGAGTCGATTCACGGTGTGGCGATCGAATCCTACGAGCGCGCCATCGACGCCCACATCAAAAACATCCGCCGTAAAATCGAACCAAATCCCAGCGAACCGCGTTACATACTGACCGTTTACGGTGTGGGATACCGTTTCTCCGATGAAGCGCGATAA
- a CDS encoding MTAP family purine nucleoside phosphorylase codes for MTVRTGFITGTGFYTLPNIQMSKIMRVATPFGKADVQIARLEGQQIAFLPRHGVNHRLAPDEINYRANIYALHELGVERILATSVCGSLIPDWQPGTLVLIDQFLNFTTGRPDSFYPLGGKLAHVDVTDPYCPTLHGAMARSAAELDIDLQRGATYACFSGPRFETRAEIEMVRRLDGHLVGQTNYPECVLARELAMCYATLGVVSNPAAGMGSSLSAGEVMMNLQGMGDSIGRLFEGVIRLLPEPYDCACRHALDEAFL; via the coding sequence GTGACAGTTCGAACGGGATTCATCACCGGCACCGGCTTTTATACGCTGCCGAATATCCAGATGTCAAAAATAATGCGTGTGGCCACGCCTTTCGGTAAAGCCGACGTGCAAATCGCCCGTCTGGAAGGCCAGCAGATCGCCTTCCTCCCCCGCCACGGCGTGAACCACCGGCTTGCACCGGACGAAATTAACTACCGCGCCAACATCTACGCCCTGCACGAACTCGGAGTCGAACGCATCCTTGCAACCAGCGTCTGCGGTTCGCTGATTCCGGACTGGCAGCCCGGCACACTGGTGTTGATCGACCAGTTCCTCAATTTCACAACAGGTCGCCCGGACAGCTTCTACCCGCTGGGCGGAAAGTTGGCCCACGTCGACGTGACCGACCCCTACTGCCCCACCCTGCACGGCGCCATGGCCAGATCGGCCGCGGAACTCGACATCGACCTGCAGCGCGGGGCCACGTACGCCTGTTTCTCCGGGCCGCGATTCGAGACCCGGGCGGAAATCGAGATGGTCCGCCGGCTGGACGGCCATTTGGTCGGGCAAACCAACTACCCCGAATGCGTGCTCGCACGCGAGCTGGCGATGTGCTACGCCACCCTGGGCGTCGTCAGCAATCCGGCGGCGGGTATGGGATCGAGCCTGAGCGCCGGCGAAGTGATGATGAATCTGCAAGGTATGGGGGATAGCATCGGCCGTTTGTTCGAAGGCGTCATTCGCCTGCTGCCCGAGCCGTACGACTGCGCTTGCCGCCACGCGCTCGACGAGGCGTTTCTCTAG
- the arsM gene encoding arsenite methyltransferase has protein sequence MNNKQKTSETSNIRSKVREHYGNFAVKFDPQSAGGCCGSSAGNESIQLSIYETPDVDSLPVDVTGISAGCGDPVTLASLRPGETVLDLGSGGGIDCFLAARKVGESGKVIGVDMTPEMLDRARANKAKIGAENVEFRLGEIEHLPVADDSVDVILSNCVINLSPDKPAVFRETFRVLKPGGRFAVTDIVTDGPLPEVIRENLAAWYGCVAGALDYRDYVAALEAAGFSDVQVSRVEIGLDPADIAEELEKYGIELPEPKDGEQKRIAMVDGKPVELDLEDFNPPFSARISALKPEA, from the coding sequence ATGAATAACAAGCAGAAAACGTCCGAAACGAGCAACATCCGCAGCAAGGTTCGTGAACATTACGGCAACTTTGCCGTGAAGTTCGATCCCCAGAGTGCAGGAGGATGCTGCGGATCGAGCGCCGGCAACGAATCGATTCAACTTTCGATCTATGAAACCCCGGATGTCGACAGCCTCCCCGTCGACGTCACGGGGATCTCGGCGGGCTGCGGGGATCCGGTCACGCTGGCGTCGTTAAGGCCCGGGGAAACCGTGCTCGACCTCGGCTCGGGAGGCGGCATCGATTGTTTCCTCGCCGCCCGGAAGGTGGGCGAAAGCGGCAAGGTGATCGGTGTGGACATGACCCCCGAGATGCTCGATAGAGCCCGGGCGAACAAGGCCAAGATCGGGGCGGAAAACGTCGAATTCCGCCTGGGAGAGATCGAGCACCTCCCCGTCGCAGACGACAGCGTGGACGTGATTCTCTCGAACTGCGTCATCAATCTCAGCCCCGACAAGCCCGCCGTGTTCCGTGAAACGTTCCGCGTGCTCAAACCGGGCGGGCGTTTCGCCGTAACCGACATCGTCACGGATGGACCGCTGCCCGAAGTCATCCGCGAGAATCTGGCTGCCTGGTACGGCTGTGTCGCCGGCGCGCTGGACTATCGCGATTACGTCGCCGCTCTGGAAGCCGCCGGGTTCAGCGACGTGCAGGTATCGCGTGTGGAAATCGGACTCGATCCGGCAGACATTGCCGAAGAACTCGAGAAATACGGCATCGAGCTGCCCGAACCCAAAGACGGGGAGCAGAAGCGTATCGCCATGGTCGATGGCAAACCGGTGGAACTCGACCTCGAGGATTTCAATCCGCCTTTCAGCGCCCGCATCAGTGCTCTGAAGCCGGAAGCCTGA
- a CDS encoding amidohydrolase family protein has translation MKPSIDLLIENGLIVTMDDADRVIEDGAVAIREAEIIDVGTTSELHARYAAKEEIDAGEHIVMPGLINAHSHLAMTLFRGFADDLPLDPFLARVWEAEGRFIHPDTVTIGTRLAFAEMIRGGTTMALDMYWFPEASADVASETGFRLINGPIFVDFDGPDGIPAAERAPRGREFFQRYAENPFVLPCVLPHGTYTVSPDILRQAWELVVEYEALFHTHASETAGEVSTVRERYGMTPPQHLDHLGLLSPRTSLAHCVHLSDDDIRLIAERGAAAVHCPISNLKMGSGIAPLPKMHAAGIPIVLGTDGAATGNDLDMWKQMRLAAILHRGVNHDPTFNSAENVVACATRQAAAALGIGDRFGSLAAGKYADLILIDLGSEHLVPMYDVFSHLVYAVGREDVSTVIIHGRLVMRQRELLTIDEAETVARTRELAAGYAEAMPLP, from the coding sequence ATGAAACCATCTATCGACCTGCTGATCGAGAACGGTTTGATCGTCACCATGGACGACGCCGACCGGGTCATCGAGGACGGCGCGGTGGCCATCCGGGAGGCCGAAATCATCGACGTCGGAACCACATCCGAACTGCACGCCAGGTACGCGGCGAAGGAGGAAATCGACGCCGGTGAGCACATCGTCATGCCGGGATTGATCAACGCCCATTCCCATCTGGCGATGACCCTGTTCCGCGGCTTCGCCGACGACCTGCCGCTCGACCCGTTTCTGGCGCGGGTGTGGGAGGCGGAAGGCCGCTTCATCCACCCGGATACGGTGACAATCGGCACGCGCCTCGCTTTCGCCGAGATGATCCGCGGCGGCACGACCATGGCGCTGGACATGTACTGGTTTCCGGAAGCTTCGGCGGATGTGGCCAGCGAAACCGGTTTTCGTTTGATCAACGGTCCAATTTTCGTCGATTTCGACGGCCCGGACGGCATTCCCGCAGCCGAGCGTGCACCTCGTGGACGGGAGTTTTTCCAGCGCTACGCGGAAAATCCCTTCGTCCTGCCCTGCGTCCTGCCGCACGGCACCTACACCGTCTCGCCGGATATCCTCAGGCAGGCCTGGGAACTTGTCGTCGAATACGAAGCCCTCTTTCACACCCACGCTTCCGAGACGGCGGGCGAAGTCAGCACGGTGCGCGAGAGATACGGGATGACGCCTCCGCAGCATCTCGATCACCTGGGACTTTTAAGCCCGCGCACCAGCCTGGCGCACTGTGTCCACCTGAGCGACGACGACATCCGGCTCATCGCCGAGCGCGGCGCTGCGGCCGTCCACTGCCCGATTTCCAATCTCAAGATGGGCTCCGGCATCGCTCCGCTGCCCAAGATGCACGCCGCCGGCATCCCCATCGTGCTGGGCACCGACGGCGCGGCGACGGGCAACGATCTGGACATGTGGAAGCAGATGCGCCTCGCCGCCATTCTGCATCGCGGCGTGAATCACGACCCCACCTTCAACTCCGCAGAGAACGTGGTCGCTTGTGCGACACGCCAGGCGGCAGCGGCCTTGGGCATCGGCGACCGATTCGGTTCGCTCGCAGCCGGCAAGTACGCCGACCTGATCCTGATCGATCTCGGCAGCGAACATCTCGTACCGATGTACGACGTGTTCTCGCACCTGGTGTACGCTGTGGGGCGCGAGGACGTGTCCACGGTGATCATCCACGGTCGGCTAGTCATGCGACAGCGCGAGCTGCTGACCATCGACGAAGCCGAAACGGTGGCCCGTACGCGCGAACTGGCGGCAGGGTACGCCGAGGCCATGCCGCTTCCATAA
- a CDS encoding metalloregulator ArsR/SmtB family transcription factor, with product MPKESDSLDTVTFAKALADETRQRIMAFCCCQARSVNEIVEALDVTQPTVSHHLAILRNANLVNVRRKGKQVFYELNQGRLADACCVVAVTFAPEHPVEVKE from the coding sequence ATGCCGAAAGAATCGGATTCATTGGACACCGTAACCTTTGCCAAAGCGTTGGCGGACGAAACCCGCCAGCGGATCATGGCATTCTGCTGCTGTCAGGCCAGAAGCGTGAACGAGATCGTGGAGGCGCTCGACGTCACCCAGCCTACTGTTTCGCACCATCTGGCGATCCTGCGCAACGCCAACCTGGTCAACGTCAGACGCAAAGGCAAGCAGGTGTTCTACGAACTCAACCAGGGGCGTCTGGCCGACGCGTGCTGCGTCGTGGCAGTCACATTCGCCCCTGAGCATCCTGTGGAGGTGAAAGAGTGA
- a CDS encoding lysophospholipid acyltransferase family protein → MTLSRRLIIAFFRILTGALCRIDDTPLRKVPQRGPLILIINHINLVEVPVFYTRLQPRPITGFVAAYRWKSAFFRWLLNAVDAIPLHRGTADVSAMREALERLKRGAILVIAPEGTRSEHGRLQSAHAGSVLLALHSGAPIQPVVCYGNERFSDNLHHLRRTELHLAVGEGFYLNAGSGRVSQDVRQEMLDEMMYKLAALLPAEYRGEYADLERASENHIRSI, encoded by the coding sequence ATGACGCTGAGCAGACGATTGATCATTGCCTTCTTCAGGATTCTGACCGGCGCCCTCTGCCGCATAGACGACACGCCGCTGCGCAAGGTGCCGCAGCGCGGTCCTTTGATCCTGATCATCAACCACATCAACCTGGTGGAAGTGCCGGTGTTCTACACCCGCCTGCAGCCACGCCCGATCACCGGCTTCGTCGCCGCGTATCGCTGGAAGAGCGCCTTCTTCCGCTGGCTGTTGAACGCCGTGGACGCCATTCCACTGCATCGCGGCACGGCGGACGTGTCCGCCATGCGGGAGGCGCTCGAACGTTTGAAGCGGGGCGCCATCCTGGTGATCGCCCCGGAGGGTACCCGCAGCGAACACGGCAGACTGCAGAGCGCCCACGCCGGCAGCGTGCTTTTGGCGCTGCACAGCGGTGCGCCGATCCAGCCGGTCGTATGCTACGGCAACGAACGCTTCAGCGACAACCTGCACCACCTGCGCAGGACGGAGCTGCACCTGGCGGTGGGGGAAGGTTTTTACCTGAATGCGGGTTCGGGGCGAGTCTCTCAGGACGTTCGCCAGGAAATGTTGGACGAAATGATGTATAAGCTGGCTGCGCTGCTGCCCGCCGAATATCGCGGCGAGTATGCCGATCTCGAACGGGCAAGCGAGAATCACATCCGTTCGATTTGA
- a CDS encoding HAMP domain-containing sensor histidine kinase, whose product MKRDKYSRSDFMRMRYARRSYWGRPPWWPEEEPWPPIHRMMRRKHPSLLPKLIIGLIGAFILTSLACSMTINLMSGLVEGIGWPDFKPVGVLVGGIGALAVIFFFAGRALLRLVSPIDQMVAASDRIAEGDYSVRISERGSPEMRSLAHAFNAMATQLQEHESQRRDLLANVTHELRTPLTVIQGRIEGMLDGVYPRQDVHFESILEETRQMSRLIEDLRTLALAESGALDLRKEPTDLSVLIGETMAALRPQAEEKGIICKTEIVDDLPLVNIDPLRMRTVLVNLIINAIRHSSTGDTIRATCRLSEKDQLEIGIHDTGEGIAAEDLAHIFERFYKSIESTGSGLGLAIAKELVEAHRGKIDIESQPGEGTSVRVLLPLNADRPFSLDDSTSIQDMR is encoded by the coding sequence ATGAAGCGCGATAAATATTCCCGGTCCGATTTCATGCGCATGCGTTATGCCCGGCGTTCCTATTGGGGCAGGCCGCCGTGGTGGCCCGAGGAGGAACCCTGGCCTCCGATTCACCGCATGATGCGGCGGAAGCATCCGAGCCTTCTGCCCAAGTTGATCATAGGTCTCATCGGAGCCTTTATATTAACATCGCTTGCTTGTTCGATGACAATCAACCTCATGTCCGGTCTGGTGGAGGGAATCGGCTGGCCAGACTTCAAACCGGTGGGAGTGCTCGTTGGAGGGATTGGAGCGCTGGCTGTCATTTTCTTCTTCGCAGGGCGTGCCTTGCTCCGTCTCGTGTCTCCCATCGATCAGATGGTTGCCGCATCGGACCGAATTGCGGAAGGGGATTATTCGGTGCGGATTTCGGAACGAGGAAGCCCTGAAATGCGATCCCTGGCGCATGCGTTCAACGCCATGGCGACGCAGCTTCAGGAGCATGAATCGCAGCGGCGCGATTTGTTGGCGAACGTCACGCATGAACTGCGCACGCCGCTCACGGTGATTCAAGGCCGGATCGAGGGAATGCTCGACGGCGTTTACCCTCGCCAGGATGTGCATTTCGAATCCATCCTGGAGGAAACGCGCCAGATGAGCCGCCTGATCGAAGATCTGCGAACCCTGGCGCTGGCTGAAAGCGGTGCGTTGGACTTACGAAAAGAGCCGACGGATTTATCGGTTCTGATCGGCGAGACGATGGCGGCGCTGCGGCCGCAGGCGGAAGAGAAAGGCATAATTTGCAAAACAGAGATCGTCGACGATCTGCCGCTGGTGAACATCGATCCGCTGCGGATGCGCACGGTTTTGGTCAATCTGATCATTAACGCAATCCGGCACTCTTCGACGGGCGATACCATCCGGGCGACGTGCCGCTTGTCGGAAAAGGATCAATTGGAGATCGGCATTCACGACACGGGGGAGGGGATTGCCGCTGAAGATCTGGCGCACATCTTCGAGCGTTTTTACAAATCGATCGAATCCACCGGCAGCGGCCTGGGGCTGGCCATAGCCAAAGAATTGGTCGAAGCACATCGTGGAAAAATCGACATCGAAAGCCAGCCCGGCGAGGGAACGAGCGTGCGGGTGCTGCTGCCGCTCAACGC